Proteins encoded together in one Lutra lutra chromosome 4, mLutLut1.2, whole genome shotgun sequence window:
- the MAD2L2 gene encoding mitotic spindle assembly checkpoint protein MAD2B isoform X3, whose protein sequence is MTTLTRQDLNFGQVVADVLCEFLEVAVHLILYVREVYPVGIFQKRKKYNVPVQMSCHPELNQYIQDTLHCVKPLLEKNDVEKVVVVILDKEHRPVEKFVFEITQPPLLSIRLYLHCLSAHERSCHAEHGEDSGHQGLSLDPGRRAGCPHARPPADPTKNHDVRHFKDAALRGRASS, encoded by the exons ATGACCACGCTCACGCGCCAGGACCTCAACTTTGGTCAAG TGGTGGCCGACGTACTCTGCGAGTTCCTGGAGGTAGCTGTGCACCTCATCCTCTACGTGCGCGAGGTCTACCCGGTGGGTATCTTCCAGAAGCGTAAGAAGTACAACGTGCCTGTCCAG ATGTCCTGCCACCCGGAGCTGAACCAGTATATCCAGGACACCTTGCACTGTGTCAAGCCACTCCTGGAGAAG AATGACGTggagaaggtggtggtggtgattttgGACAAAGAGCACCGCCCAGTGGAGAAATTCGTCTTTGAAATCACCCAGCCGCCACTGCTGTCCATCAG GCTGTACCTTCACTGTCTTAGTGCACACGAGAGAAGCTGCCACGCGGAACATGGAGAAGATTCAGGTCATCAAG GACTTTCCCTGGATCCTGGCAGACGAGCAGGATGTCCACATGCACGACCCCCGGCTGATCCCACTAAAAACCATGACGTCAGACATTTTAAAG ATGCAGCTCTACGTGGAAGAGCGAGCTCATAA
- the MAD2L2 gene encoding mitotic spindle assembly checkpoint protein MAD2B isoform X1, which translates to MTTLTRQDLNFGQVVADVLCEFLEVAVHLILYVREVYPVGIFQKRKKYNVPVQMSCHPELNQYIQDTLHCVKPLLEKNDVEKVVVVILDKEHRPVEKFVFEITQPPLLSISSDSLLSHVEQLLRAFILKISVCDAVLDHNPPGCTFTVLVHTREAATRNMEKIQVIKDFPWILADEQDVHMHDPRLIPLKTMTSDILKMQLYVEERAHKSS; encoded by the exons ATGACCACGCTCACGCGCCAGGACCTCAACTTTGGTCAAG TGGTGGCCGACGTACTCTGCGAGTTCCTGGAGGTAGCTGTGCACCTCATCCTCTACGTGCGCGAGGTCTACCCGGTGGGTATCTTCCAGAAGCGTAAGAAGTACAACGTGCCTGTCCAG ATGTCCTGCCACCCGGAGCTGAACCAGTATATCCAGGACACCTTGCACTGTGTCAAGCCACTCCTGGAGAAG AATGACGTggagaaggtggtggtggtgattttgGACAAAGAGCACCGCCCAGTGGAGAAATTCGTCTTTGAAATCACCCAGCCGCCACTGCTGTCCATCAG cTCAGACTCCCTACTGTCTCATGTGGAGCAGCTGCTCCGAGCCTTCATCCTGAAGATTAGTGTATGTGATGCTGTCCTGGACCACAACCCTCCAG GCTGTACCTTCACTGTCTTAGTGCACACGAGAGAAGCTGCCACGCGGAACATGGAGAAGATTCAGGTCATCAAG GACTTTCCCTGGATCCTGGCAGACGAGCAGGATGTCCACATGCACGACCCCCGGCTGATCCCACTAAAAACCATGACGTCAGACATTTTAAAG ATGCAGCTCTACGTGGAAGAGCGAGCTCATAAAAGCAGCTGA
- the MAD2L2 gene encoding mitotic spindle assembly checkpoint protein MAD2B isoform X2, which translates to MTTLTRQDLNFGQVVADVLCEFLEVAVHLILYVREVYPVGIFQKRKKYNVPVQNDVEKVVVVILDKEHRPVEKFVFEITQPPLLSISSDSLLSHVEQLLRAFILKISVCDAVLDHNPPGCTFTVLVHTREAATRNMEKIQVIKDFPWILADEQDVHMHDPRLIPLKTMTSDILKMQLYVEERAHKSS; encoded by the exons ATGACCACGCTCACGCGCCAGGACCTCAACTTTGGTCAAG TGGTGGCCGACGTACTCTGCGAGTTCCTGGAGGTAGCTGTGCACCTCATCCTCTACGTGCGCGAGGTCTACCCGGTGGGTATCTTCCAGAAGCGTAAGAAGTACAACGTGCCTGTCCAG AATGACGTggagaaggtggtggtggtgattttgGACAAAGAGCACCGCCCAGTGGAGAAATTCGTCTTTGAAATCACCCAGCCGCCACTGCTGTCCATCAG cTCAGACTCCCTACTGTCTCATGTGGAGCAGCTGCTCCGAGCCTTCATCCTGAAGATTAGTGTATGTGATGCTGTCCTGGACCACAACCCTCCAG GCTGTACCTTCACTGTCTTAGTGCACACGAGAGAAGCTGCCACGCGGAACATGGAGAAGATTCAGGTCATCAAG GACTTTCCCTGGATCCTGGCAGACGAGCAGGATGTCCACATGCACGACCCCCGGCTGATCCCACTAAAAACCATGACGTCAGACATTTTAAAG ATGCAGCTCTACGTGGAAGAGCGAGCTCATAAAAGCAGCTGA
- the FBXO6 gene encoding F-box only protein 6 → MERQVLLAAVSYHIWLPGLRAPPASPPHPSPAMALVSINELPENILLEVFTHAPARQLLRCRLVCSLWRDLIDLVTLWKRKCLREGFITEDWDQPVADWKVFYFLCSLRRNLLRNPCAEEDLTSWQIDSNGGDEWRVESLPGDHGTDFPDSKVKKYFVTSFEMCLKSQLVDLKAEGYWEDLLDTFRPEIEVKDWFAARADCGCTYRIRVQLVSENYIVLASFEPPPVTIDQWNSAEWTEVSHTFSDYPSGVRHILFQHGGKDTQFWAGWYGPRVTNSSIIITPKMTRDRGPLHGSA, encoded by the exons ATGGAGAGGCAGGTCCTCCTCGCTGCGGTGTCTTATCACATCTGGCTTCCAG GCCTGAGGgcgccccccgcctcccccccccacccctcaccagcCATGGCCTTGGTCAGCATCAACGAGCTGCCCGAGAACATTCTGCTGGAGGTGTTCACGCACGCACCCGCCCGCCAGTTGCTGCGCTGTCGCCTGGTCTGCAGCCTCTGGAGAGACCTCATTGACCTGGTGACACTCTGGAAGCGAAAGTGCCTGCGGGAGGGCTTCATCACCGAAGACTGGGACCAGCCCGTGGCTGACTGGAAGGTCTTCTACTTCTTGTGCAGCCTCCGCCGGAATCTCCTGCGGAACCCGTGTGCGGAAG AGGATCTGACATCCTGGCAAATTGACTCCAATGGCGGAGACGAGTGGAGGGTAGAGAGCCTCCCTGGAGACCATGGGACAGATTTTCCAGACTCCAAAGTCAAGAAGTACTTTGTCACATCTTTTGA GATGTGCCTCAAGTCCCAACTGGTGGACCTCAAGGCCGAGGGCTACTGGGAGGATCTGCTAGACACGTTCCGGCCTGAAATCGAGGTTAAGGACTG gtTCGCCGCCAGAGCCGACTGCGGCTGCACGTACCGCATCCGAGTGCAGCTGGTCTCAGAAAACTACATCGTCCTGGCCTCCTTTGAGCCCCCGCCTGTGaccattgatcaatggaacagtgCCGAGTGGACAGAG gtCTCCCACACTTTCTCGGATTACCCGTCAGGGGTCCGCCACATCCTCTTCCAGCACGGGGGCAAGGACACCCAGTTCTGGGCAGGCTGGTACGGGCCTCGTGTCACCAACAGCAGCATCATCATCACCCCTAAGATGACCAGGGACCGGGGGCCCCTCCACGGCTCAGCCTGA
- the LOC125098030 gene encoding uncharacterized protein LOC125098030 isoform X2 yields the protein MAVGNINELPENILLELFTHVPARQLLLRCRLVCSLWRDLIDLVTLWKRKCLREGFITEDWDQPVADWKIFYFLRSLHRNLLHNPCAEEGFEFWSLDVNGGDEWKVEDLSRDQRKEFPNDQHLPQVPGGGPQGRRVLGGADGHHTAGHRGQGLVRSQARLRVQVPAVCSAPVVSTRTSGDLPARPGNDPAEERCQVEGGLSHVLQLPARRPLHLVSARRRGHSLLGRLVWPEGHQQQHHHRTSPALTPPKP from the exons ATGGCCGTGGGGAACATCAACGAGCTGCCCGAGAACATTCTGCTGGAGCTGTTCACGCACGTGCCTGCCCGCCAGCTACTGCTGCGTTGTCGCCTGGTCTGCAGCCTCTGGAGAGACCTCATTGACCTGGTGACACTCTGGAAGCGAAAATGCCTGCGGGAGGGCTTCATCACTGAGGACTGGGACCAGCCCGTGGCTGACTGGAAGATCTTCTACTTCCTCCGCAGCCTCCACCGGAATCTCCTACACAACCCGTGTGCTGAAG AGGGCTTTGAATTCTGGAGCCTGGACGTGAATGGCGGTGATGAGTGGAAGGTGGAGGACCTCTCTAGAGACCAGAGGAAGGAATTCCCCAATGACCAG caCCTGCCTCAAGTCCCAGGTGGTGGACCTCAAGGCCGAAGGGTATTGGGAGGAGCTGATGGACACCACACGGCCGGACATCGAGGTCAAGGACTG GTTCGCAGCCAGGCCAGACTGCGGGTCCAAGTACCAGCTGTGTGTTCAGCTCCTGTCGTCAGCACACGCACCTCTGGGGACCTTCCAGCCAGACCCGGCAACGATCCAGCAGAAGAGCGATGCCAGGTGGAGGGAG GTCTCTCACACGTTCTCCAACTACCCGCCCGGCGTCCGCTACATCTGGTTTCAGCACGGCGGCGTGGACACTCACTACTGGGCCGGCTGGTATGGCCCGAGGGTCACCAACAGCAGCATCACCATCGGACCTCCCCTGCCTTGACACCCCCCAAGCCCTGA
- the LOC125098030 gene encoding F-box only protein 44 isoform X3 produces MAVGNINELPENILLELFTHVPARQLLLRCRLVCSLWRDLIDLVTLWKRKCLREGFITEDWDQPVADWKIFYFLRSLHRNLLHNPCAEEGFEFWSLDVNGGDEWKVEDLSRDQRKEFPNDQVRSQARLRVQVPAVCSAPVVSTRTSGDLPARPGNDPAEERCQVEGGLSHVLQLPARRPLHLVSARRRGHSLLGRLVWPEGHQQQHHHRTSPALTPPKP; encoded by the exons ATGGCCGTGGGGAACATCAACGAGCTGCCCGAGAACATTCTGCTGGAGCTGTTCACGCACGTGCCTGCCCGCCAGCTACTGCTGCGTTGTCGCCTGGTCTGCAGCCTCTGGAGAGACCTCATTGACCTGGTGACACTCTGGAAGCGAAAATGCCTGCGGGAGGGCTTCATCACTGAGGACTGGGACCAGCCCGTGGCTGACTGGAAGATCTTCTACTTCCTCCGCAGCCTCCACCGGAATCTCCTACACAACCCGTGTGCTGAAG AGGGCTTTGAATTCTGGAGCCTGGACGTGAATGGCGGTGATGAGTGGAAGGTGGAGGACCTCTCTAGAGACCAGAGGAAGGAATTCCCCAATGACCAG GTTCGCAGCCAGGCCAGACTGCGGGTCCAAGTACCAGCTGTGTGTTCAGCTCCTGTCGTCAGCACACGCACCTCTGGGGACCTTCCAGCCAGACCCGGCAACGATCCAGCAGAAGAGCGATGCCAGGTGGAGGGAG GTCTCTCACACGTTCTCCAACTACCCGCCCGGCGTCCGCTACATCTGGTTTCAGCACGGCGGCGTGGACACTCACTACTGGGCCGGCTGGTATGGCCCGAGGGTCACCAACAGCAGCATCACCATCGGACCTCCCCTGCCTTGACACCCCCCAAGCCCTGA
- the LOC125098030 gene encoding F-box only protein 44 isoform X1: MAVGNINELPENILLELFTHVPARQLLLRCRLVCSLWRDLIDLVTLWKRKCLREGFITEDWDQPVADWKIFYFLRSLHRNLLHNPCAEEGFEFWSLDVNGGDEWKVEDLSRDQRKEFPNDQVKKYFVTSYYTCLKSQVVDLKAEGYWEELMDTTRPDIEVKDWFAARPDCGSKYQLCVQLLSSAHAPLGTFQPDPATIQQKSDARWREVSHTFSNYPPGVRYIWFQHGGVDTHYWAGWYGPRVTNSSITIGPPLP; this comes from the exons ATGGCCGTGGGGAACATCAACGAGCTGCCCGAGAACATTCTGCTGGAGCTGTTCACGCACGTGCCTGCCCGCCAGCTACTGCTGCGTTGTCGCCTGGTCTGCAGCCTCTGGAGAGACCTCATTGACCTGGTGACACTCTGGAAGCGAAAATGCCTGCGGGAGGGCTTCATCACTGAGGACTGGGACCAGCCCGTGGCTGACTGGAAGATCTTCTACTTCCTCCGCAGCCTCCACCGGAATCTCCTACACAACCCGTGTGCTGAAG AGGGCTTTGAATTCTGGAGCCTGGACGTGAATGGCGGTGATGAGTGGAAGGTGGAGGACCTCTCTAGAGACCAGAGGAAGGAATTCCCCAATGACCAGGTCAAGAAATACTTCGTGACTTCTTATTA caCCTGCCTCAAGTCCCAGGTGGTGGACCTCAAGGCCGAAGGGTATTGGGAGGAGCTGATGGACACCACACGGCCGGACATCGAGGTCAAGGACTG GTTCGCAGCCAGGCCAGACTGCGGGTCCAAGTACCAGCTGTGTGTTCAGCTCCTGTCGTCAGCACACGCACCTCTGGGGACCTTCCAGCCAGACCCGGCAACGATCCAGCAGAAGAGCGATGCCAGGTGGAGGGAG GTCTCTCACACGTTCTCCAACTACCCGCCCGGCGTCCGCTACATCTGGTTTCAGCACGGCGGCGTGGACACTCACTACTGGGCCGGCTGGTATGGCCCGAGGGTCACCAACAGCAGCATCACCATCGGACCTCCCCTGCCTTGA